The following are encoded together in the Syngnathus scovelli strain Florida chromosome 12, RoL_Ssco_1.2, whole genome shotgun sequence genome:
- the vstm4a gene encoding V-set and transmembrane domain-containing protein 4a, with protein sequence MYISVVLLVLTKALLTEICHALNVTVIPAPVVLTTERDNLTLSCLVSQRKKNGSNLVLRWFFSPLGAPTPAPPLPPPSPSPAAPEPSQVLIVKMGIKKIKLYGNYTRRFPQPKFRLYEQSEGEVYRLRILNVTGTDQGFYTCRVHEIRKYRNIWRASANGSSTTQLTVHFTPEARRGEGIWRLLSDVNMCAVLICSLGLLSIFLFTLTITIQHLYRRHRQKESYLLVKCPESSSGETVTSSSSSSSSSPRAHNKYKIQKSDIKLALKPPKVPEEPPPLTPPAVPVASKRPQKPKRSKVPRKSATHQAHKDDSLTYAELELVRPTVEPPASTSPDPDPSSPDTVYAQILFQEKQL encoded by the exons ATGTACATCTCTGTAGTGCTGCTGGTCCTGACTAAAGCTCTGCTCACAG AAATATGTCATGCCCTGAACGTGACTGTGATCCCGGCGCCTGTGGTCTTGACAACCGAGCGGGACAACCTGACACTGTCCTGCCTGGTATCTCAGAGAAAGAAGAACggcagcaatctcgtcctccgctGGTTCTTCTCCCCTCTGGGTGCTCCCACCCCTGCGCCTCCTTTACCTCCTCCATCTCCTTCCCCCGCTGCCCCCGAGCCCTCCCAGGTCCTCATCGTCAAAATGGGCATCAAGAAAATCAAGCTGTACGGAAACTACACTCGCCGCTTCCCCCAGCCCAAGTTTCGTCTTTATGAGCAATCGGAGGGAGAGGTATACCGCTTGAGGATTCTAAACGTGACTGGGACGGACCAGGGCTTCTACACGTGTCGGGTGCACGAGATAAGAAAGTACAGGAACATATGGAGAGCATCGGCCAATGGAAGCAGCACCACACAGTTGACAG TGCATTTTACACCAGAGGCTcgtagaggtgaaggaatttgGCGTCTGTTATCAG ACGTGAACATGTGTGCTGTGCTGATCTGCTCGCTGGGCTTGCTCTCCATCTTCCTTTTCACTCTCACCATCACCATCCAGCACTTATACAGGAGACACAGGCAGAAAG AAAGTTACCTTCTGGTCAAGTGTCCAGAGAGCAG CTCCGGAGAGACAGTAACCAGCTCAAGCAGTTCTTCTAGTTCCTCTCCAAGAGCACACAATAAATACAAGATTCAGAAAAGTGATATAAAATTGGCGTTAAAACCCCCAAAGGTGCCTGAGGAGCCACCACCACTCACACCACCTGCAG tgcCTGTGGCTTCAAAAAGACCCCAGAAGCCCAAAAGGTCAAAGGTTCCAAGGAAGTCTGCCACT CATCAAGCACATAAGGATGACAGCCTGACATACGCGGAACTAGAGTTGGTCCGACCAACTGTGGAACCCCCAGCTTCGACCAGTCCAGACCCGGACCCTTCCAGCCCAGACACGGTGTACGCTCAGATCCTCTTCCAGGAGAAGCAGCTGTAA